A region of Coccinella septempunctata chromosome 5, icCocSept1.1, whole genome shotgun sequence DNA encodes the following proteins:
- the LOC123313396 gene encoding uncharacterized protein LOC123313396 isoform X1: protein MKTLILILLSGCLAQLYAFTQDERKNMEKIGFVQFFILESIILMAGDNCSTKISPTVRRAKTEAVNCIGDLHVSGSFCESVAEDWLRCLKPLGKKIEECNKNVILKGAIEASIETAITQAKFICNIETSHLLELANPCFLKSLESEEPCINRFVIDVQSVFLVEKKLTDEFCRASSELERCLTGTIESNCPNNITINTVRGIYKATVEPCDLKKKKL from the exons ATGAAAACTTTGATATTGATTTTACTTTCAG GTTGTTTGGCCCAACTATATGCTTTCACACAAGATGAAAGGAAAAATATGGAGAAAATTGGTTTTGTACAGTTCTTCATTCTCGAGAGTATTATTTTGATGGCAGGAGACAATTGTTCGACAAAAATAAGCCCAACTGTGAGG AGGGCAAAGACGGAAGCTGTCAATTGCATAGGTGATCTTCACGTATCTGGTTCTTTTTGTGAATCTGTAGCCGAAGATTGGCTGAGATGTTTGAAGCCATTaggaaagaagatagaggaatgcaacAAAAATGTAATACTTAAGGGTGCCATTGAGGCGTCTATAGAAACAGCCATTACTCAAGCTAAATTTATATGTAACATCGAAACTTCGCATTTACTTG AATTGGCAAATCCCTGTTTTCTGAAATCACTGGAATCTGAAGAGCCTTGCATCAATAGATTCGTGATTGATGTACAGTCCGTATTTTTGGTGGAAAAAAAACTGACCGATGAATTTTGTAG GGCTTCTTCTGAACTGGAGAGATGTCTCACCGGCACAATTGAGAGCAATTGTCCGAATAACATAACAATTAATACAGTTAGAGGAATATACAAAGCTACAGTTGAACCTTgtgatttaaaaaagaaaaaattgtga
- the LOC123313396 gene encoding uncharacterized protein LOC123313396 isoform X2: protein MEKIGFVQFFILESIILMAGDNCSTKISPTVRRAKTEAVNCIGDLHVSGSFCESVAEDWLRCLKPLGKKIEECNKNVILKGAIEASIETAITQAKFICNIETSHLLELANPCFLKSLESEEPCINRFVIDVQSVFLVEKKLTDEFCRASSELERCLTGTIESNCPNNITINTVRGIYKATVEPCDLKKKKL from the exons ATGGAGAAAATTGGTTTTGTACAGTTCTTCATTCTCGAGAGTATTATTTTGATGGCAGGAGACAATTGTTCGACAAAAATAAGCCCAACTGTGAGG AGGGCAAAGACGGAAGCTGTCAATTGCATAGGTGATCTTCACGTATCTGGTTCTTTTTGTGAATCTGTAGCCGAAGATTGGCTGAGATGTTTGAAGCCATTaggaaagaagatagaggaatgcaacAAAAATGTAATACTTAAGGGTGCCATTGAGGCGTCTATAGAAACAGCCATTACTCAAGCTAAATTTATATGTAACATCGAAACTTCGCATTTACTTG AATTGGCAAATCCCTGTTTTCTGAAATCACTGGAATCTGAAGAGCCTTGCATCAATAGATTCGTGATTGATGTACAGTCCGTATTTTTGGTGGAAAAAAAACTGACCGATGAATTTTGTAG GGCTTCTTCTGAACTGGAGAGATGTCTCACCGGCACAATTGAGAGCAATTGTCCGAATAACATAACAATTAATACAGTTAGAGGAATATACAAAGCTACAGTTGAACCTTgtgatttaaaaaagaaaaaattgtga
- the LOC123313060 gene encoding uncharacterized protein LOC123313060, protein MRFLILSVLLLGVYQEVSAQYSPVELLRALNEIRVISVISNKIGTSCKNKDDFKQKTEDMLQCYMSFKGKETVCGTVKNSLENCTQPLVTSFESCVDPKYHDIPKFIVEIAKSAADYACKTKGEKLIELLHPCVTKLTFKKSDVCLKSFKQKIENIENDKDITNVKTDLCKSLETTKACILKDFKNVCHNDFTLDAVVGVYDAIITKPCKHI, encoded by the exons ATGAGATTTCTAATTCTTTCTGTACTTCTTCTGGGAG tttaccAGGAAGTTTCTGCCCAATACTCTCCAGTTGAGCTTTTAAGAGCCCTCAATGAAATTCGTGTAATATCAGTCATATCGAATAAGATAGGAACAAGTTGCAAGAATAAGGATGATTTTAAG CAAAAAACCGAGGATATGCTGCAATGTTACATGAGTTTCAAAGGGAAAGAAACTGTATGTGGTACCGTAAAGAACAGCTTGGAAAATTGTACGCAGCCTCTTGTCACATCTTTCGAGAGTTGCGTTGATCCCAAATACCACGATATCCCCAAATTCATAGTCGAAATTGCTAAATCCGCGGCAGACTATGCTTGTAAAACAAAGGGAGAAAAACTTATTG aGCTTCTGCATCCATGTGTTACCAAGTTGACCTTCAAGAAGAGCGATGTTTGCTTGAAGTCATTCAAGcagaaaatagaaaatatcgaAAACGATAAGGATATCACAAACGTTAAAACTGATCTTTGCAA ATCTTTGGAGACCACAAAGGCATGCATTTTGAAGGATTTCAAGAATGTATGCCATAACGACTTCACTCTTGACGCTGTGGTAGGAGTTTATGATGCCATCATAACGAAGCCTTGCAAACATATTTGA
- the LOC123313065 gene encoding uncharacterized protein LOC123313065 has translation MKSIAVILFLAAILGQSLAEIENPRSDEENAGFFMKMVLQGLLTINGSECRSTETLLDTEYRKTLHSLAISRQNTSFCKLFVNHFEENTKTLVEAIESCVTHRKKGLANAIVTSLVAQASFMCNADGEHLFEIVNPCVFETFFSNKRGETGKCIRQFEDDLRSVNKKDDTILSIVCSTLIKAKNCFKSPFESNCPNSITRNTMEQLYNSNVKVCNT, from the exons ATGAAGTCGATCGCTGTAATTCTGTTTCTGG CGGCCATCCTCGGTCAATCTTTGGCTGAAATTGAAAACCCAAGAAGCGATGAAGAAAATGCAgggtttttcatgaaaatggtTTTGCAAGGTCTCTTAACAATAAATGGTAGTGAATGTAGATCGACTGAAACTTTACTTGAT ACGGAATATAGAAAAACGTTGCACTCGTTGGCCATATCAAGACAGAATACTTCATTTTGCAAATTATTCGTAAACCATTTCGAGGAAAACACAAAAACCTTGGTGGAAGCTATTGAATCTTGTGTGACACATCGTAAGAAAGGTCTTGCGAATGCTATCGTTACTTCTTTGGTAGCCCAAGCATCCTTTATGTGCAACGCAGATGGAGAGCATCTATTCG aaatcgTCAATCCTTGCGTTTTTGAAACTTTCTTCTCTAATAAAAGGGGAGAAACTGGAAAATGTATACGCCAATTTGAGGACGACTTACGTTCTGTTAACAAGAAAGATGACACAATACTCTCAATAGTTTGCAG tacttTGATCAAAGCGAAAAACTGTTTCAAATCGCCCTTCGAATCCAACTGTCCCAACTCAATCACCCGGAATACAATGGAACAACTTTATAATAGTAATGTGAAAGTGTgcaatacctaa
- the LOC123313064 gene encoding ras suppressor protein 1, which produces MAKAKKVLEEAVESNILEIDLVDRNISLFEELPGILDMNHITRLTLSHNKIAAVPPGLANLTNLEILTLSNNIIEELPLSLSSMPKLRILNLSMNRLYNLPRGFGAFPVLEVLDLSYNNLSEKTLPGNFFMMATLRALYLADNDFEYLSSDIKNLKQLQILVLRENDLIELPREIGELTRLRELHIQGNRLTILPPEVGNLDMTSNKSVFKFEGNEWVNPIKKQLELGLSHLAEFLKSEQYRILFNRYSTNKPPVPPPCVDKAKKISRIR; this is translated from the coding sequence ATGGCGAAAGCAAAAAAGGTATTGGAAGAAGCAGTGGAATCGAATATTTTGGAGATAGATCTAGTTGATAGAAACATAAGTTTATTCGAAGAATTACCAGGTATATTAGATATGAATCATATCACAAGATTGACCCTCAGTCATAACAAAATAGCTGCTGTACCACCTGGTCTTGCCAATTTGACAAACTTGGAGATTTTAACACTTTCGAATAACATAATTGAAGAACTACCACTATCATTGTCTTCAATGCCCAAGTTGAGAATACTGAACCTTTCAATGAACCGTTTATATAACTTGCCCAGAGGATTTGGTGCTTTTCCAGTTCTTGAGGTTCTCGATTTGTCCTATAATAATTTAAGTGAAAAAACTTTACCTGGGAATTTTTTCATGATGGCTACACTTCGAGCATTGTACTTGGCAGATAATGATTTTGAATATCTCTCAAGTGACATTAAAAACTTGAAGCAACTTCAGATATTAGTTTTGCGAGAGAATGACCTGATTGAGCTGCCGAGAGAGATTGGTGAATTAACTCGTTTGAGAGAACTCCATATTCAAGGAAATCGTCTAACAATACTGCCTCCAGAAGTTGGCAATTTGGATATGACCTCAAATAAGTCAGTTTTCAAATTTGAAGGCAATGAATGGGTAAACCCTATCAAGAAACAGTTAGAACTTGGTTTGAGTCATCTGGCGGAATTTTTGAAGAGTGAGCAGTATAGGATATTGTTCAACAGATATTCAACCAATAAGCCTCCAGTTCCTCCTCCTTGTGTTGATAAAGCAAAGAAAATTTCTAGAATTCGCTGA
- the LOC123313063 gene encoding DDB1- and CUL4-associated factor 10 homolog, which yields MSPRRPCRTSQPIKFTKTLHDFIRHRELGLGKPLGFDDFISAKFYTNFDKFETVEKQKTTRKYGGVFNLEFSNDGRILVAACEEKSILLYDAATQKCFKTITEAHSNCVNCVRFLDTYTFATCSDDKTIKLWDLRNLRKETRSLYGHRNWVKNIEYSKSENLLVTSAFDGSVYTWDIKGDSENNTPYNTALLMNGIMRTKLTPDGEKMVISTTSGYMIIIHNLQLSTLSSDLGSFKPDIYRLMQLTEQNFPAGNIYNFLFHPSRRRNRIEFIDDFPNRAEVISSLQIHPHGWSALSRNINADESEDWTCVHDIQLREPSDYLDYVTVDESNELIDTDDEGFSNNYKPTDLWVGFVTNDLLNTERNSMPHTSRDLQPFRSMNSGLLGQNTYKTFLRQYPHYQNKLVRNLPRLTHYMKEESVGKGFIKEVCFSQDGRVICSPFKRGVRILGFSERAQELPYCLPTESKKLCTLVKMSDYHKDVVVCCKFNPVHMKLVSGCLGGDIVWYEPYI from the exons ATGAGTCCCAGAAGACCTTGCCGAACCTCTCAACCAATAAAATTCACTAAGACTTTACACGATTTTATCAGACATCGAGAGTTAGGTCTGGGTAAGCCTCTTGGCTTTGATGATTTCATTTCAGCGAAGTTCTACACCAATTTCGACAAATTTGAGACcgtagaaaaacaaaaaactacAAGAAAGTATGGTGGTGTGTTTAATTTAGAATTCAGTAATGATGG ACGAATCTTAGTAGCAGCTTGTGAGGAGAAAAGCATACTCTTGTATGACGCTGCtactcaaaaatgtttcaagACTATAACAGAGGCACATTCTAATTGTGTTAATTGTGTAAG ATTTTTAGATACATATACATTTGCTACTTGTTCAGATGACAAAACTATTAAACTATGGGACCTGAGGAATTTAAGAAAAGAGACAAGGTCTCTTTATGGACATAGAAATTGG GTCAAAAATATCGAGTATTCAAAATCGGAAAATTTATTAGTTACATCTGCCTTTGATGGAAGTGTTTACACTTGGGATATCAAAGGAGACAGTGAAAACAATACCCCTTATAATACTGCCCTTCTTAtgaatggaatcatgaggactAAGCTCACACCAGATGGTGaaaaaatggttatttcaacaACTAGTGGATACATGATAATTATACATAACTTGCAACTATCCACATTATCTAGTGATCTGGGGAGTTTCAAA ccaGACATTTACAGATTGATGCAGTTGACTGAACAGAATTTTCCCGCTGGGAACATTTATAATTTCTTGTTTCACCCAAGTAGGCGAAGAAATCGTATTGAATTCATTGATGATTTTCCTAATAGAGCAGAAGTGATCAGCTCGCTTCAAATTCATCCTCATGGTTGGAGTGCATTGTCTAGAAATATTAATGCAGATGAGAGCGAAGAT tggacgTGTGTTCACGATATTCAACTACGAGAGCCATCAGACTACTTAGACTATGTAACGGTTGATGAGAGCAATGAACTGATTGACACAGATGATGAAGGTTTCAGTAACAATTACAAACCAACCGACTTATGGGTGGGTTTTGTGACAAATGACTTATTGAATACCGAAAGGAACTCGATGCCTCATACTAGTAGGGACCTGCAGCCCTTCAGATCAATGAACAGCGGCCTGCTGGGTCAAAACACTTATAAAACTTTCCTCAGACAATATCCACACTATCAGAATAAATTAGTTAGGAATCTGCCCCGTTTAACACATTATATGAAAGAAGAGAGTGTGGGAAAAGGGTTTATCAAGGAAGTTTGTTTTTCCCAAGACGGCCGAGTGATATGTTCTCCATTTAAAAGGGGAGTTAGGATTTTAGGGTTTAGTGAAAGAGCTCAAGAATTACCTTATTGTTTGCCCACTGAATCTAAGAAACTTTGCACATTGGTTAAGATGTCGGATTACCATAAGGATGTGGTTGTTTGTTGTAAATTCAACCCTGTGCATATGAAATTGGTCAGTGGGTGTTTAGGGGGTGATATTGTGTGGTATGAACCTTATATATGA
- the LOC123313261 gene encoding upstream activation factor subunit spp27, with translation MADISEEELQKEIAAILEDADLSKTSVKKVRQELEKKLDCNLLSRKEEIDNLVMEFIENKKKDEEEDDEEEDEEEEDEEEDSDSDKKKKRGSTGKKPPAKKSKKAVAKSRPKDDSEDEDSDASEPSKDGDSEEEYSPKKSSKGKPFKTRKLPPKKKKGSESDSDEDWGKGQKAKKGGGAKRGGGGYTKQMTLSKELAALVGQESMARHEVVKKMWAIIKERDLYDPNNKQFAICDDALFKVIGVKRFRTFGMMKYLKNHFIS, from the exons ATGGCTGATATATCTGAAGAAGAGCTGCAAAAAGAAATTGCCG CAATCCTTGAGGATGCTGATCTGTCTAAAACTTCTGTAAAGAAGGTTAGACAAGAGCTTGAGAAGAAACTAGACTGCAACCTTCTATCCAGGAAAGAAGAAATAGACAACTTAGTGATGGAATTTATAGAAAATAAGAAGAAGGATGAAGAGGAAGATGATGAAGAAGAGGATGAGGAGGAGGAAGATGAAGAAGAG GATTCCGACTCTGATAAGAAGAAGAAACGTGGGTCGACTGGAAAGAAACCTCCAGCCAAAAAGAGCAAAAAAGCTGTTGCAAAATCTCGTCCCAAAGATGATTCCGAGGATGAAGATTCAGACGCAAGTGAGCCATCTAAAGACGGTGACTCTGAAGAGGAGTACTCTCCAAAGAAGTCCAGCAAGGGAAAACCTTTCAAGACCAGGAAACTGCCTCCTAAGAAGAAGAAGGGTTCCGAGTCGGACTCTGATGAGGATTGGGGAAAAGGACAAAAGGCTAAGAAGGGG GGTGGAGCAAAACGTGGAGGTGGAGGTTATACCAAACAAATGACACTTTCAAAAGAATTAGCTGCTCTTGTTGGCCAAGAATCCATGGCAAGGCATGAAGTTGTCAAGAAAATGTGGGCAATCATTAAAGAACGGGATTTGTATGACCCAAATAACAAACAGTTCGCTATCTGCGATGACGCACTCTTTAAAGTAATAGGAGTCAAACGCTTCAGAACATTTGGAATgatgaaatatttaaaaaatcatttcatttcataa
- the LOC123313260 gene encoding target of rapamycin complex subunit lst8 isoform X2, producing MRNYEEKDSIILASGGYDHTIKFWETHTGFCKRTVQHADSQVNALEVTPDRVYLAAASYQHIYMYDLVTNNSSPVINFEGASKNITDIGFQQDAKWMYSGGEDCKARIWDLKDSATQAPRCYNAGNPITSVTLHPNQVELFIGDQNGIIHRWDLKTDQTDQIIPEQDAMILGIAIDPLGHYMASVNSKGRCYIWELQGSSEEPTKIKPKFKFDAHNKYALKVLFSHDSSLLATTSGDQSLKIWSMKDYSLIRELKQEGQRWVWDAAFSGDDQYIFSASSDGVVRLWNVSNGNIEREYAGHQKAVTAIAFKDAIVPS from the exons ATGAGAAACTACGAGGAAAAAGATTCAATAATTTTAGCATCTGGTGGATATGATCACACCATCAAATTTTGGGAAACGCATACTGGATTCTGTAAACGAACTGTTCAACATGCAGATTCT CAAGTTAATGCTCTAGAAGTAACTCCGGATAGGGTGTACCTTGCAGCTGCATCTTACCAACATATATATATGTATGACTTGGTGACGAACAATTCCAGTCCTGTGATCAATTTCGAAGGAGCTTCTAAGAATATTACAGATATAG GATTTCAACAGGATGCCAAGTGGATGTATTCTGGTGGTGAAGATTGCAAAGCTAGAATCTGGGATTTAAAAGATTCTGCAACTCAAGCCCCAAGATGTTATAATGCTGGCAATCCAATCACTAGTGTTACTTTGCACCCTAATCAAGTTGAATTGTTCATAGGAGATCAGAATGGAATTATACATCGTTGGGATTTAAAAACCGATCAGACAGATCAGATT ATTCCTGAGCAAGATGCAATGATCTTGGGTATAGCAATAGATCCTTTAGGACATTACATGGCAAGTGTGAATTCTAAAGGTAGATGCTACATCTGGGAACTACAAGGCAGTTCTGAAGAACCAACAAAAATCAAACCAAAGTTTAAATTTGATGCACATAATAAATATGCTCTCAAGGTTTTGTTTAGTCATGATTCTTC GTTACTGGCCACAACATCTGGGGATCAAAGTCTGAAAATCTGGTCGATGAAAGATTATTCCTTAATTCGAGAATTAAAACAAGAGGGCCAAAGATGGGTATGGGATGCTGCATTCAGTGGGGACgatcaatatattttttctg cttcATCTGATGGTGTGGTTAGGTTATGGAATGTATCAAATGGAAATATCGAAAGAGAATATGCTGGTCATCAAAAAGCAGTTACTGCAATTGCTTTCAAAGATGCTATAGTTCCATCATGA
- the LOC123313260 gene encoding target of rapamycin complex subunit lst8 isoform X1 — translation MRNYEEKDSIILASGGYDHTIKFWETHTGFCKRTVQHADSVRQVNALEVTPDRVYLAAASYQHIYMYDLVTNNSSPVINFEGASKNITDIGFQQDAKWMYSGGEDCKARIWDLKDSATQAPRCYNAGNPITSVTLHPNQVELFIGDQNGIIHRWDLKTDQTDQIIPEQDAMILGIAIDPLGHYMASVNSKGRCYIWELQGSSEEPTKIKPKFKFDAHNKYALKVLFSHDSSLLATTSGDQSLKIWSMKDYSLIRELKQEGQRWVWDAAFSGDDQYIFSASSDGVVRLWNVSNGNIEREYAGHQKAVTAIAFKDAIVPS, via the exons ATGAGAAACTACGAGGAAAAAGATTCAATAATTTTAGCATCTGGTGGATATGATCACACCATCAAATTTTGGGAAACGCATACTGGATTCTGTAAACGAACTGTTCAACATGCAGATTCTGTAAGA CAAGTTAATGCTCTAGAAGTAACTCCGGATAGGGTGTACCTTGCAGCTGCATCTTACCAACATATATATATGTATGACTTGGTGACGAACAATTCCAGTCCTGTGATCAATTTCGAAGGAGCTTCTAAGAATATTACAGATATAG GATTTCAACAGGATGCCAAGTGGATGTATTCTGGTGGTGAAGATTGCAAAGCTAGAATCTGGGATTTAAAAGATTCTGCAACTCAAGCCCCAAGATGTTATAATGCTGGCAATCCAATCACTAGTGTTACTTTGCACCCTAATCAAGTTGAATTGTTCATAGGAGATCAGAATGGAATTATACATCGTTGGGATTTAAAAACCGATCAGACAGATCAGATT ATTCCTGAGCAAGATGCAATGATCTTGGGTATAGCAATAGATCCTTTAGGACATTACATGGCAAGTGTGAATTCTAAAGGTAGATGCTACATCTGGGAACTACAAGGCAGTTCTGAAGAACCAACAAAAATCAAACCAAAGTTTAAATTTGATGCACATAATAAATATGCTCTCAAGGTTTTGTTTAGTCATGATTCTTC GTTACTGGCCACAACATCTGGGGATCAAAGTCTGAAAATCTGGTCGATGAAAGATTATTCCTTAATTCGAGAATTAAAACAAGAGGGCCAAAGATGGGTATGGGATGCTGCATTCAGTGGGGACgatcaatatattttttctg cttcATCTGATGGTGTGGTTAGGTTATGGAATGTATCAAATGGAAATATCGAAAGAGAATATGCTGGTCATCAAAAAGCAGTTACTGCAATTGCTTTCAAAGATGCTATAGTTCCATCATGA
- the LOC123313258 gene encoding cilia- and flagella-associated protein 206, which produces MSLENILKKVVQEISRELVHRNIHIKEIFIRYYAGLLALDPSWGISKSVLHNRHKIQKFVKYVTMKLANQFDPDIITMKMQLYYNLNCEDRDEMIKKLRSQLTAKLVPLQKDILRVKSVGTADTKLMRKFYKKLIYYMALHSGMGNPSHDNVFKEIQTALRSVMTDQEIRDYINRSASDKKERLNEFSELVAGIRLFNRFCGKSGEGIEDVPKMLRKALAAMQQELQKLLLTIMQKVNVLTTILDIHYVPVKIKSNSYEMHFVDMPEGVSMNDVERIKNLLIMYRQYEIFIRQLMSKMTKIEDREEEISEKLKKMYERINDSVQYMIAVPAYQIFPMFRELARVWFRMQDEALLLGKYNDMLVSLAIYAKQIVYPDYERQDWVIEQLLGGYQPETDAERMRAHSGTAIVPSEDPDFKVVRPNQYENFKKIDFEFLGFCPWKMVETDGALIAGNPKIGFVEGHGKHYIFSQPMAMNMFNADSKLCINRALELFRKKPEMINFLGVQEDLIAVKDIEELIPPEEVELETFSVECQTLDHPIPSNIDLNYKWNIWDLKREALLLAQLSHCKTSSTQTEECAGLCPATVQTYDLKEQGVQTKRDHGTNVPKPLQYLFGLRGRSDDKQMQLELTETIEHS; this is translated from the exons ATGAGTTTAGAAAATATACTGAAAAAAGTTGTTCAGGAGATAAGCAGGGAGTTGGTGCACAGGAATATCCACATCAaagaaatattcatcagatattaT GCTGGCCTTCTCGCGCTGGACCCGTCGTGGGGCATTTCTAAGAGTGTACTACATAATCGCCACAAAATACAGAAATTCGTGAAATATGTCACCATGAAACTTGCGAATCAGTTCGATCCAGACATTATAACTATGAAGATGCAGCTTTATTACAATCTGAACTGCGAGGACCGAGAT GAAATGATAAAGAAACTGAGGTCCCAACTAACCGCCAAACTGGTGCCCCTCCAGAAGGACATCCTAAGGGTGAAAAGTGTGGGAACGGCGGACACGAAGCTGATGCGAAAATTCTACAAGAAGCTGATTTATTACATGGCCCTGCACTCCGGAATGGGAAACCCGTCCCACGATAAC GTCTTCAAGGAAATCCAGACAGCCCTTCGTAGTGTAATGACAGATCAAGAAATCAGGGACTACATCAACAGATCGGCCTCTGACAAGAAAGAAAGACTGAACGAATTTAGCGAGTTGGTCGCCGGTATCAGACTGTTCAACAGGTTTTGCGGAAAAAGTGGCGAAGGAATTGAAGATG TTCCGAAAATGCTGAGAAAGGCACTTGCAGCCATGCAGCAGGAATTGCAGAAATTGCTGCTTACCATAATGCAGAAGGTTAACGTTCTAACGACAATACTGGACATCCACTACGTCCCTGTTAAAATCAAATCGAACTCTTATGAGATGCATTTTGTCGATATGCCAGAAGGTGTTTCGATGAACGATGTGGAAAGAATAAAGAATCTTTTAATAATGTACCGACAGTATGAGATATTCATAAG ACAGCTAATGTCCAAAATGACGAAAATAGAAGACCGGGAAGAGGAAATAtcggaaaaactgaagaaaatgTACGAAAGAATCAACGATAGCGTACAGTACATGATAGCAGTACCAGCCTATCAAATTTTC CCAATGTTCAGAGAACTGGCAAGAGTATGGTTCCGCATGCAGGACGAAGCGCTGCTGCTAGGAAAATATAACGATATGCTTGTAAGTCTGGCGATATATGCGAAACAGATAGTATACCCTGACTATGAAAGGCAAGACTGGGTCATCGAGCAGCTCCTAGGAGGGTATCAGCCTGAAACGGACGCTGAGAGGATGAGGGCGCATTCAGGAACAGCCATTGTCCCATCCGAAGATCCGGACTTCAAGGTGGTACGTCCGAACCAATAcgagaatttcaagaaaatcgaTTTCGAG TTTTTAGGTTTTTGCCCTTGGAAAATGGTGGAAACTGATGGAGCCCTCATTGCTGGAAACCCTAAAATAGGTTTTGTTGAGGGTCACGGCAAACACTACATTTTTTCACAGCCGATGGCTATGAACATGTTCAACGCTGATAGTAAATT ATGCATAAACAGGGCTCTAGAGTTATTCAGAAAAAAGCCCGAGATGATTAATTTCTTAGGGGTTCAAGAGGACCTGATAGCAGTTAAAGATATAGAAGA ACTCATTCCCCCCGAGGAAGTTGAATTGGAAACTTTTTCTGTAGAATGTCAGACTTTAGACCACCCAATACCATCAAACATCGACCTAAACTATAAATGGAACATCTGGGATCTCAAAAGAGAAGCGCTTCTGCTg GCCCAACTATCGCACTGTAAAACGTCATCAACTCAAACAGAAGAATGTGCAGGACTATGCCCCGCTACAGTTCAAACTTACGATCTTAAAGAACAAGGAGTACAGACCAAGAGAGACCATGGAACTAATGTTCCTAAGCCTTTGCAGTATCTGTTTGGATTAAGAGGAAGGAGTGATGATAAGCAGATGCAACTAGAACTCACAGAAACTATAGAACACAGCTAA